From Bradyrhizobium sp. 4:
GCGCAAATCGCGGCGAGGAAATCGATGAAATGCCGCACCCGGGACGGCATGCGCCGGCCGGCAGCGGTCACTGCGTTGATCGGGAAGGGCGGCGGCGCATGCTGGTCCAGAATGCGTACGACCTCGCCCGACGCCAGCACATCCGTGAACAACCAACTCGCGTGATGGGCAATGCCGAGGCCCGCGAGAACCGCGCCGCGGACATGCTCGGCGTCATTCGTGCGGAACGCTCCCCCACCATCGACCGTGACCTGCCCGCCGTCTACGTGGAAACCCCACCCAATGATATCGCCCTGGTAGACATAGCTGATGCGCTGGTGGTTGCGCAGTTCGCCTAGCGTTTGCGGCGCGCCGTGTTGGGCAAGATAGCTGGCAGAGGCCACGGTTATCATCCGCATGTCGCCGATGCGCCGGGCGACGAGTGCTGAATCCGAAAGCCGACCGATACGGATCGCGACGTCTATCCCTTCCTCGATGAGGTCAACGTGTCGCCCGGAGACTTCCATCTCAATCGCGACGTCGGGGAAACGGTTCCTGAAATCCGATAGCCGGGGAATAACGAACATCCTCCCGAAGGCTGGCGAGAGGGTCACGCGGACCAGCCCTGAAGGGGCGGACTGCCCCTCAAGGACTCTCTCTTCGAGCGAGTCGATATCCTGAAGGATACGGACGGTGGCCTCGTAATAGTCCTGTCCTGCCGGCGTCACGGCAAGGGCACGGGAATTTCTCGCGAGGAGTTGCGTCCCGAGCCGCGCTTCGAGCGCAGCGAGCTGCTTGCTGACGGTCGGCTGGCTGACGTTGAGGTCACGCGCCGCCTGCGAAAAGCTTCCGCTTTCGACGACGCGCACGAACATCCGTATCGCGTCCAGCTTATCCATCAATTTTTTCCGGACACGCCCCGCCGCGCATACAATCCTCAGTCCATTCCTCTCCGGAATAGATGGCATTCTATAGGCGTCAATTTCATTTGCAAAATGAATATGCGACTCGGCGTTCGGCCGCCAGCTCAGGGGGCCGTGCTGAAAGGAAGAGTGATGGCAATCAAGATCTATGGTGATGCGGGCTCGGGCAGCTTGCGTCGCGTGACCACGGCTGCGAAGATCATGGGCATTGAACTCGATCGCGTGAACGTCGACCTTTTCAAAGGCGAGAGCCAAACCGACGCGTTCAAATCACGTCTCAATCCCAACGGTCTCACTCCGGTTCTGGAGGATGGGGACACCATTGTCTGGGAAGCGTCAGCGATCAATCTGTATCTCGCCAGCAAGGTGAACTCGCCGCTGGTCGGAACCACGCCGGAGGAGCAATTCCAGGTGCTTCAGTGGATGTTCTGGTCCGGCGAACAGTGGCGCACCTTCACGACCACTCTCTTCGACGAGCGCGTCGCCAAGACGATCATGGGCTTGCCGAAGGACGAGTCCCTCATCGCGTTCGCTGAGCGTAAGATCCGCGCCGCAGCGAAGGTCCTCGACCAGCATCTTCAAGGCCGCAAGTTCATGGTTGGCGATGCGTTGACCTTTGCTGATATCGATATTGCGGCGCCTTTCTCCCAGGTCGATCGTGCAAAGTTTCCGTTCAAGGACTATCCGAACTTGATCGCCTGGCACGACAATCTTCTTCGGTCGTTCCCGGCGTGGGCGGAGACGAAGGCCGAAATTGACAACCGTATGGGAAGCTTTCTGACGAGCGTCGGTGTGAAGCTATAAAAATCCAGGCTTGCCCATACGCGAAATTGAATTCGCGATGCCAAGGCCAGGTTCTCCGCGGTTGTCGATGCGGCGGTAGAGGGCACGCCTGCGGTCGTCACGGCCAGTGCGCAGGGCGGATTAGCCGCAAGGCGTAATCCGCCCGCTTCGCCGGGCGTCGCTCCGCTCCTGAAACGGCGCCGATACGCCGATTACTGCTCCTTCCTGAACAAATCCTGGAAGATGAGCGGGCCCCAAACCCGGCCGCGTGCGTGCACCAGCGCGCCACCCTCGTTGAGCTTTCCCAGCTTGACGGGTGCGAACCCGAGTTGTTTGGCCAGCGCCGCCACGGGAGCAATCGCGTCGTCGTCGTCGCTCGAGAGAAAGACGACGCGGTGGCCGCCCTCGACGACCGGATCGGTGGCCAGAGTGGCCGCACCCAGGTGATTGAAACCTTTCACGAGCTTGGCGCCGGTGAACGCCTTCGCGACGACAGCGGAGGACAGAAGACCATCCAGCTCTTCTCCAAACCCGTTCGTCGCGTCGATGATCGTCTTGCCTTTCCAGCTCGGCAGGGCCTTCGCAACCTCGCGATGCTCCCCGAACGGGACCGCCAGGATGATCGTGTCGGCCTCCAGTGCTTCCCGCAGCGACTTGGCGACGACCGTGGGTCCAATCGCCCGGGCCTGCGGCGCCAACGCCTCGGGCGGCCGGCGGCTCGCGACCGTTACGGCGATGCTTTTACGGGCGAAGGCATGGGCGAGGGCCTGACCGATCTTGCCGAATCCTATGATTGCGTAGCTCATAATATTTCTCCAATCCGTGTTGATATTGATTTCCGGGCCGTTCAGATGGCCGAGAAGCCGCCGTCGACCGACAACTCCACCCCATTCACGAAGCTCGAATCGTCTGAAGCAAGAAACAGCGCGACCGCCGCGATTTCCTCAGGACGACCCATCGTTCCCCTGGGGATCAGGGATTCGAACATCCGCTTCGCTTCCTCGGTGAGAACCTGATCCTGCATCGGTGTGGCGATCGGCCCCGGGCTCAGCACGTTCACCCGGATATTCCTGCCCTTCAGTTCGTTGAGCCACGTGCGTGCAAATGAGCGCAGCGCCGCCTTGCTCGCCGCATACACGCCGTAACCAGGAAAACCTTTCACCGACGCAACGGACCCCGTCATGAAGATCGATCCGCCATCGCGAAACAGCGGCAACGCCTTCTGCACAGTAAACAGCGTGCCGCGCGTATTCAGGCCGAAGGTTGCATCGAAATGCTGCTCGGTGATCTCGCCCAGTGGGACGGCTTCGCCCATGCCGGCGCTCGCGTACAGGACGTCGATCCTGCCCTTGTCCCGCTTGACCGTTTCGAACAGGCGGTCGAGGTCGTCGAGATTGGCCGCGTCGCCGCGCACGCCCGTCACGTTCCGGCCAATCAACTTGACGGCGTCGTCGAGCGCCTCCTGCCTCCGGCCCGTGACGAAAACATAAGCGCCTTCTTCAACGAACCGCCTGGCGCTCGCCAGCGCCATGCCGCTCGATCCGCCCGTGATGACCGCAACCTTGCCGTCAAGCTTTCCCATGATTTCTCCTGTCGTGGTGTCGGGACAGCATCTGCCCCCGAGACCCGCGAGATAGGTCCGGCGGCGGCAGGCGTTGAGTGCGGAAACGCGCACATCGGTGGTGCGAAATCGATCCGGCCGGACGACTGACGCCAGCGGCGACGATCGACGTCGGGCCGTTGGGAAGGGGCTGCGCCTGCCGGAACGGGGCTATGATGACCGCCCATACTGCGGTACGAGGCGTTCGATTGGACTTGGAAGGCGCACCGCGCGGTGCGGGATTGCACCATGATCGACTGGGACGATATTCGCTATTTTCTAGCCGTCGCGCGGGGAGGCTCGGTGCGGGCGGCCGCCGAGCACCTCGGCGTGAACCACGCGACCGTGCTGCGACGCATCGCCCAGCTCGAGGAACGCCTCGGGGTCCAGATGTTCGAAAAGCTGCCTTCGGGCTACCGGCTGACGGCTGCGGGCGAGGAGGTCCTCGAATTCGCGGACCAGATGGAAGCGTCGTCGCACCAGCTGGAGACGCGCGTGTTCGGGCGCGACCAGAGCGTGCGCGGGCGTCTGCGGGTGACGCTGGCGCCGCCGATGGCGACACATTTGCTCATGCCTGATTTCGCCGATTTCGCGCGTCTGCATCCCGATATCGAGATGGATATCCTGTCGTTCGGCGAGCTGGCAAATCTGACCAACCGGGAGGCCGACGTCGCGATCCGCGTCGTCTACGATCGCAAAACGCTGCCGCAAAATCTTCACGGCATGAAGGGACCCGAGCTGTTCGGCGGCGTCTACATGTCCAGGGATCGACTGGCCGCGTGGCGTGCCGGCGCGCCTGATCCCATCCGCTGGATCGTCATCAGCATTCACGGCATCCCGGACTGGGCCAGCGCGGGTGAGGTTCGCA
This genomic window contains:
- a CDS encoding LysR family transcriptional regulator; the encoded protein is MDKLDAIRMFVRVVESGSFSQAARDLNVSQPTVSKQLAALEARLGTQLLARNSRALAVTPAGQDYYEATVRILQDIDSLEERVLEGQSAPSGLVRVTLSPAFGRMFVIPRLSDFRNRFPDVAIEMEVSGRHVDLIEEGIDVAIRIGRLSDSALVARRIGDMRMITVASASYLAQHGAPQTLGELRNHQRISYVYQGDIIGWGFHVDGGQVTVDGGGAFRTNDAEHVRGAVLAGLGIAHHASWLFTDVLASGEVVRILDQHAPPPFPINAVTAAGRRMPSRVRHFIDFLAAICAEEPELRVGEG
- a CDS encoding glutathione S-transferase family protein; this encodes MAIKIYGDAGSGSLRRVTTAAKIMGIELDRVNVDLFKGESQTDAFKSRLNPNGLTPVLEDGDTIVWEASAINLYLASKVNSPLVGTTPEEQFQVLQWMFWSGEQWRTFTTTLFDERVAKTIMGLPKDESLIAFAERKIRAAAKVLDQHLQGRKFMVGDALTFADIDIAAPFSQVDRAKFPFKDYPNLIAWHDNLLRSFPAWAETKAEIDNRMGSFLTSVGVKL
- a CDS encoding NAD(P)-binding domain-containing protein; this translates as MSYAIIGFGKIGQALAHAFARKSIAVTVASRRPPEALAPQARAIGPTVVAKSLREALEADTIILAVPFGEHREVAKALPSWKGKTIIDATNGFGEELDGLLSSAVVAKAFTGAKLVKGFNHLGAATLATDPVVEGGHRVVFLSSDDDDAIAPVAALAKQLGFAPVKLGKLNEGGALVHARGRVWGPLIFQDLFRKEQ
- a CDS encoding SDR family oxidoreductase gives rise to the protein MGKLDGKVAVITGGSSGMALASARRFVEEGAYVFVTGRRQEALDDAVKLIGRNVTGVRGDAANLDDLDRLFETVKRDKGRIDVLYASAGMGEAVPLGEITEQHFDATFGLNTRGTLFTVQKALPLFRDGGSIFMTGSVASVKGFPGYGVYAASKAALRSFARTWLNELKGRNIRVNVLSPGPIATPMQDQVLTEEAKRMFESLIPRGTMGRPEEIAAVALFLASDDSSFVNGVELSVDGGFSAI
- a CDS encoding LysR family transcriptional regulator, with translation MIDWDDIRYFLAVARGGSVRAAAEHLGVNHATVLRRIAQLEERLGVQMFEKLPSGYRLTAAGEEVLEFADQMEASSHQLETRVFGRDQSVRGRLRVTLAPPMATHLLMPDFADFARLHPDIEMDILSFGELANLTNREADVAIRVVYDRKTLPQNLHGMKGPELFGGVYMSRDRLAAWRAGAPDPIRWIVISIHGIPDWASAGEVRTTGVPFRVTDAGAQIVAVRQGLGITTLPCFVGDADPLLARVPGSELHMYGTVWLLTQGETRKTKRVRLFTEFVSRRLAAYAPLLAGLVVSRD